AACCCATATTAGAGGGTCCGGCGGTAATCCCGCCAAAAAAGTCCACATCAGCAAGTACCCAAAGTATTCCGAAAGAGAAAATCAGTATCCACAAAATGGATGCGGTACTGTTTCTCATTTTTTCCATTACTCCCATAAAAATTCCTCTAATACAGCTTTGTTAACAGTTGATTACGTGTTATACAATTTCGTTATTTGCAATTCTGCAGCCTCTTGCAGATTTATGCAGACAGCCTGAAAAGTTACGATAACCTCGTAATAATAGCAACGAACAAGGGAATTGAAAATTGAGCGGTGATTTTAGAAAATTTCAATGATACTCATGTGCCTCAGGTACCGGCCCGGATTTTCATTGATACCTTTTACCAGCTCGTTTAGTTCTTTGGTCAGCTCATCCAGGTTATCGTATACAGATGGATCGTTCACCATTTTACCCAGTGTGCCGTCGCCATTATTAATTTTCTCGATGATTTCATTTAAACCGGTTGAAGCGCCTTCCAGTTCGATTCGAATCTGCTCAAGGTCGCTGATATTTTTTTCAAGAGTTACCATAAGTGAATCGATTCGAGGACGACTTTCCGAGGCAAGGGTATCGAGATGAGCGAGCATGGAGCTCCCTGATTCGATCGCGAGATCAATTTCGGTCTGTTTGTTATCCAGAATTTCCGCAATTCGCTCGGTTGCATGGGAAGTACTGCGCAGCGTTTGATTCATCGAAACCCTCGCATCGTCGTCGAATGTTTCATTGAGCTGAGCAAGAAACTGGTTCAATTCTGTAAATGTATTCGACAAGTCATCACCGAGTTCATCCCCCCGGCTGCCCAGTGTCTCCAGCATACTTTCAACATATACACCTTCAATGCTCTCTCCAAACTCCACGGTTTCTGATGATGAGCCGAGCTGAATAACAATTGATTTACCTTCGATTAAGCCCTGCGATGTAAGATATGCAACCGAACCGCGCGGCAGGGGTCGCTGCATATCGAGGCGCATGGTAATCTCAACGCTGTCCGCCTCAGTAAGCTGCACATTGCTCACAGAGCCTACTTTAACCCCGCGTACAAGAACCTGGCTTCCTGTCCCAAGGCCGTCAACGCGCTCGAATGTAGTTTTTACATCCAGAGACTGCCGGAGTATAGGTACATCCGACATAAACCGGAATCCAATTACGGCCGCAATGGCTGCAAGTAAAACTGTTATTCCAACTTTCGCTTCGCTGCTGATATTCAATGGTTACCTCAATGAGTTAAATTTGATATTCGCTGGCCCGAATAAATGTTTCGAGTTCTTTATGCTCGCTCTTTCGCATGTCTTCCACACTTCCAAACCAGCTTAGTTTTTGTTGATCTAAAAAAGCCACCTTATCTGCAACTTCCAATACACTGTGCATATCGTGGGTAACAACAACGGATGTGATTTCGAGCTCATCTGCCATCCGGATAATCAATTCGTTAATTTCATCTGATGTTTGCGGATCAAGCCCGGATGTTGGTTCATCATACATGATATATTCCGGCTCGAGAATGATCGCACGTGCCAGCCCGACGCGCTTCCGCATACCTCCTGAAAGTTCAGAAGTTTCCTTATCGTGAACGTTCTCAAGGTTAACCTGCTTAAGTGCGTTCATTACCATTTCTTCAATCTCTTCTTCACTATAATTGGTAAAGTACCTGAGCGGAAATGCGATGTTCTCAAACGTATTGATGGAATCAAATAGTGCAGATCCCTGGAAAAGTATACCGAACTTTTGCCTTAGTATACGCTGACTAACATAATCCATATCATGAATATTGTTGCCGTCAATAGAAACAGTACCGGTATCAGGGTAAAGCAGCGCGTTGATGTGTTTCAGCAGAACCGACTTACCGCACCCTGATCTGCCGATAATTGCCACGGTATCGCCATCTTCAATCGTGAACGACACATCCTGCCAAACCAGCAGATCACCAAAACTTTTCGAAAGATTTTTTATCTCAATCATAATAATGATTTACAAGAGGAGTGCAGCCAGCAGAAAATCAGCCAGCAACACTACCATACAGCTTAATACCGTTGCGTTGGTTGTGCTTGTTCCCACTCCTTCTGCGCCACCGGTTGCAAAATATCCCTTGTAGCAGGAGATGGAGGTAATGATAAAACCAAAAACGAACATTTTCACAAACCCGAAGATAAGAGTCCACGGACTGAAATACATGCGGGCTCCCTGCAGATAATCGGTTGCCGGTACGGTATTTGTGAATACTCCGGCAAGAAGTCCGCCACCTACTCCAAACACGCTTGCCACGATATACAATACGGGAAACATCAAAATACCGGCAAGCACGCGCGGAACCACCAAAAAAGAGACCGAGTTAAACCCCATCGATTCCAGGGCATCAATCTGCTCGGTTACACGCATGGTGCCCAGTTCAGTTGCAATTCGTGCGCCCACCTTACCTGCCAGTACCAGGCTCGATATAACGGCAGCGAGCTCAATCAGGATAGATTCTGAAACAATGGCCCCGATCGTCGAAAGTGGTATGAAGGCCGAATCGAGCTGGTAAGCGGATTGAATCGTCATCACCGATCCGGTAAAAAATCCAGTAAGCATGATGATCGGAACGGAATCGTACCCGATTTTCACCATCTCATGGAAAAAACTCTTTCTGTATGTTCCAAACTCTGTTGATGAGCGAAGGGACTGATACAACAGAGAAGTGTATTTACCTAATTCTTGAAATGCCTTCATCCGATGATAAATAAAATCTTCAGGCGATATGCCCGTTTATTCTTTCCGGTGGTTTGATTTTAGTTATATTACGAAACATTTTTTCCAATTGTGGTTCTATTTCCGTGACGATTTTCAGGCTTATTTTACCTCTTACCTTTTTTCTGCTTTTCTCTTCTGCAGCAACAGCTCAGCAGACCGGTGATAGTGTGTTCCGGTTTCTTGAACTTAGTGGTGATGCGCGTTCAGCTGCTCTCGGAGGGGCTCACGCTGCATTTATTGAGCCGCAATCCTCGCAATTTATATCTAACCCGGCAAATCTAAGCCGTTCCAAAACTGATGAACTTCACCTTTCGTACCTGAACCATCTCGGCGATATAAGTTTTGGAACAGCAAGTTACGCGTTTTCGATCCCCGGCTACGGTACGGCTTCCGCTTCTATACGCTTTTTGAATTATGGAAACATGACCGGTTACGATCAGTTTGGCAATGAAACCGGTTCAGCTGCGGCAAACGATCTTGCATTAACTGCCGGTTTTTCTGATCAGCTGTCGGAGTCGTTAAGCTACGGGGTTTCCGTCACCGGAATTTACTCTTCCTTAGCCGGATATCAATCCTCCGCGGTTTCCCTTTCCGGAGGCCTGCTCTACAACTTTGCAGACAGGGAAACTTCTATTGGCCTTTATTTGAATAATGCCGGTACCCAGCTGTCTACCTATAACGGAATATCTGAACCTTTACCACTGAACATTGCAGCTGGTGTGGTTCATCGGTTTGAATATCTTCCCGTGCGTCTACACTTAACGCTCCAGAGACTCAATAACTGGAATCTTGATAATCCCAATGATGTAGAGGACCCATCATTTTTTCAAAACCTGTCACGCCATGTGCTGGGCGGTGCAGAGTTTTTATTCGGGGAACGGATCACCGGGAGAATTGGCTATGACTACTGGCTTCACGGGCAAACCCAAACCGGAAAACGGATTGATGGTGCCGGGCTGAGTTTCGGTGTGGGAATTCATCTTAACAGAATGGATATTGATTTTTCACGAACCAGTTTCAGTGATATGGGCAGTGTTGTACAGCTTGGAATCGGGCTACCAATTCGCCAGTTTCTATGATCTATTTTCGATTTATTCCCACCTTTACTCTTTATATCTTAATTGCTCTAACTCAACCAAACGCAGATTATGTTTCGATATTTTACATCCGGTGAATCACACGGCCCATCTTTGACCGGTATTGTTGAAGGAGCGCCAGCCGGGCTTGAAATTACAGAAGATGAAATTGAACAACACCTGGTACGCCGTCAGAAAGGATATGGGAGGGGCGGACGCATGGCGTTTGAAAAAGATCGCGCCACATTTCAATCCGGTGTTCGTTTTGGCAAAACTACCGGCGCCCCGATTGCACTCACCATGCCCAATCGCGCCTATGAAAAGGATAAAAGCAACTGGCCTGTAGTAATGGCCAAAGAGGGTCCGCGGGGTGATGTTGAAAAAATCACACTACCGAGACCGGGACACGCTGACCTTGTGGGTACACAAAAGTATAATTTTGATGATATCCGGCCGGTGATTGAACGATCGAGCGCACGGGAGACAGCCATGCGGGTAGCATGCTGTTCGGTGGCAAGAAAATTTCTTCGCGAACTCGGAATCCGGATTGGCGGGCATGTGATCCGAATCGGAAGTGTAGGCTACAACTCCTGGGAAGATGTGCGCAAAATTGCGGATCCCTATCTCGATAAAGATGCTGAGGAGATTTATCATGCAGCAGATGAATCTGATGTCCGTTGCCTGGATGCCGACCTGAGTGCAAAAATGCGTGAAGAGATCAAACTTCGCAGAAAAGAGGGTACATCACTTGGCGGAATTTATGAAATCCTGGTGACAGGTCTGCCCGCCGGACTGGGCAGCTATGTGCACTGGGACCGGAAGATTGACGGACAGATTGCCCAGGCGATTGTGAGTACCCAGGCGATGAAAGGGGTTGAAATCGGGCTTGGTTTTGAGGCGGGGCACAGGCAGGGTCACGATGTGCACGACGAAATTTACTATGACAACCGCTTCAAGCGGAGAACCAATCGCGCCGGAGGAGTGGAAGGTGGAATGACCACCGGAATGCCGATGATTGTGCGTGGCGTGATGAAACCGATTCCCACGATGATCAAACCACTGAAGACGGCCGATCTGGAGACTAAAAAAGTGGAAGACACCCGTTATGAACGCTCGGATGTTTGTGCGCTTCCAAGAGCTGTTGTTGTGGCCGAAAGCGTCATAGCACCGGTTCTTGCGAATGCAATTCTCGAGCGGTTTGGCGGCGACTCAATGGATATTATCCGTAAGCGATTCAGTGAAGAGACCGGGTATGACCTCAAATAGCAGTAAAAGTAAAAATAACAATCGAATTAAACATCTGGCTACAGCTGTACAGCAGAACCCCGATGATACATTCTCAAAATTTGCACTTGCACTGGAACTCTTAAAGGAGAACCGCGTTGAAAAAGCGCAACTTCTTTTTGAGGCGGTTTTAAAGCAAGATCCTGAGTACCTGGGCGTTTACTACCATCTCGGCAAACTTTACCAGTCACGCGGATTGTATGATGAAGCTCTGCAACTATTTCGTGACGGAACAGAGCTTGCCGCCAAAAAAAATGATCTCAGAACAAAATCTGAACTTCACGAAGCAATTTTGCAGCTTCAATTTGAAATGGACGATTAACCCATGCTACATCGAATTTTACTGATACTCTCTGCAGCGATCATCGCTCTCACACTTTCGCTATACGCCGATACTGTATACGCCCAGGAAGCCGGACAAACCCATACCGTTCAAAGCGGGGAAACGTTATTCAGTATCTCGCGCGAATATGATGTAGCCGTTGGAGACTTAAGGCGCTGGAACGACCTTGATTCCGACAATTTGAGCCCCGGGCAGGAACTTCTTGTTGGTCCGCCTACCGATCAGGATGCCATTACTCACACGGTTCAATCCGGCGAAACACTGTTTGGTATCTCACGGCAGTATGGAGTGACGATTGCTGAGATTCAAACCTGGAATAATTTAGAAGCCGTACAGGTTAGTACGGGGCAGGAACTCACCATTTATCAGGCTGAACCGGCTGATGAACGAACGGAAACTCTGCCCGACCCGTCAGAGATCGATCAGGCAGATGAGGAAGATCAGGCGCGAGAGTCCATTGTCAGAGACAGAAGTGAGGAGCGCGGCACTGCTTATTACACTGTTCGCAGCGGTGATACGCTTACCCAAATTGCACGCGAACACAACATGACTGTGGCTCAGCTGCGAAACCTAAACAATCTTCAGTCTGATGTAATTAATGTTGGTCAGCGGATTACAGTCCGGGATGTTCAAACGGCACCATCTATTGCAGAAGGAGCTGAAGAGTCCACACCACAGGGTAAATTTGTTAATTACCACATTGAATCGGGTGAATCTTTAAAAGACATTAAAGAAAAATTTCGGATGAGTGAAGATGAACTGAGTGCTCTGAATCCGGACCTGAACATAAGTTCCCTCTCTTCAGGCCAGAGCATTACCGTTTTGCTGCCGCCATCGCGGTCGTTTGAAAATCCATATCGGAAAGGAGCTTCACTCGACAACCTTGGGGAAGTACCCGTAACCGTCTACAATGACTCTGACAAAGCCGGACCCACTACCAGCGGAGAATTGTATAACCCTGATCATCTGACCGCAGGCCATGCGAATATGCCTCTCGGAAATGTGGTGTATATCGAAAACCCGGATAACAATCGTGGCGTATATGTTCGGATAAACGACCGGACCTCTGGCAGCGGGATCAAACTATCGCATAAAGCATTTAGCATGCTTGGATTTTCCTCTATTCAACAGGCGAACGTTGTTGTCTATCTCGATCAGTAGTAAAGAAATATCGAATTGAAAAATTACGCTGCGCAAACCTACTTCAGGCAAACATCAGGGATTTACTACAGCTATATTTTAGCACTCCCGCTATTTTTGCTGTATGAACTGTTGATCAGGCTATCACAAGCGGGGCAGGAACAGATGGTTCGCATCTCTGTGGATATCTGGTTCCAAACATTTTTCGCTTACTTTGGCATCAACGGACTGACAGCAACTTTTGGCCTTGCTGCTGTAATCGGAGCCATAATCATTTTCAGAAAACGCGGATCACTCCCCTCTCTTAAAAGGCGCTATTTCTTCTGGTTAATTGTTGAAAGTTTTCTGTATGCCGTATTCATCGCACTGTTAATTTCACAATTTTTAGAGGCTCTTCTCAACATGAACCTGCAGGGGAATCTGCAGCAGCTATCAAAACTTCAGTTGTATGCACTCTCACTGGGTGCCGGGCTCTATGAAGAATTATTCTTCAGGGTGATTCTTGTTTCGGGCCTTTTCTACATTTTTCAACTTTTTTTTAAGACCAAAAAAAGCTCATATATACTCTCCGCAATCATTGCGGCCGTTATATTTAGCGGAGTGCACTACGTAGGTGATTTTGCCGATACCTTCACTCTTAGCAGCTTCTTATTCCGCTTTTTGTTTGGCTTAGCCTTAAATGTTATTTATGTTATGAGAGGTTTTGGCTGTGCCGCCTGGACCCATGCTCTCTATGATCTTATCGTGGTTTACAATCTTTAACTATCTGGGAACAAAAAAGTTACTGTTCATTAAAACCTACTCATCGTATTGAAACAATCAATTTGATCCGTTGAAGCCTGGTTTCTACATTACTGAATGATTTAGGAGTTATCACGGTTAGACTATCGGTAATTTCCTTTATGTATTTAATTTTTCACTCTTGTTCTGGGTAACACGGGATGGCAGAACTGACAAAAAAAGAACAACGCAAACAGGCTGATTTTAATGAGGAAATCATTCCTCACCTTGATGCTTTGTACAATTTTGGTTTGCGATTGACTTCAGATCCGAATGATGCTGAAGATCTGGTTCAGGATACCATTGTTAAGGCCTTTCGGTTTTTTAGCAGTTACGAGAAAGGAACCAATGCTAAAGCGTGGCTTTTCCGGATTTTGAAAAATTCATATATCAATAACTACCGGCGCAAATCAAAGAGGCCCCAGCAAGTTGATTACGATGAAGTGGCCACCTTTTACGAAACCATCCGGGCTGAACGAACCGACACTTCCGACCTGGAAGATACAATGTACCGGGAGCTGATTGATGACGATATCACCAAAGCACTCGATCAAATACCGGAAGATTTCAGAACTGTAGTTCTTCTGTGTGATGTTGAAGATTTCACGTACGAAGAGATTGCAAACATGCTTGATGTACCCATTGGAACCATCCGGTCAAGATTACACCGGGGTCGAAATCTGCTGAAAGCGCAGCTGCTGGAATATGCCGAAAATCGCGGGTATATCGAAGATTGAACGATAAAGAAGTCTGATCGACTTTCAATCTTTGTCAGAGCGGAAGAGTGATTCGAATGGTTGTCCCCTGATTCACTTCCGATTTCAGTACAAAAATCTTTCCGCCGTGATATTCCTCGATGATGCGTTTCGTAAGGCTTAGCCCCAACCCCCATCCTCTCTTTTTAGTACTGTAACCCGGCCTGAATATTTGATTGATGTACTTTCTGTCGATTCCCATGCCTGAATCTTCCACATCAATGATTAGTCTATCCCCATTTTCAAAAACGTTGACCGATATAAAGGCGTCACTGCTCGACTCTTTAATTGCATCCATCGAATTTTTGATGAGGTTTTCAATCGCCCATTGAAACAATTCGGGATTTAAGCGTAGTTTTGCAGTCGTTTTTATAGATTTCTTTACTTCAACATTTTTTCCAAGCTGAGGCAGCCGCCTGACCATATAATCAATCACCTGGTCCACTATAGGTTCCACCCGTATATTTTTCAGTTCCGGTTCCGACCCGATTTTGTTGAAGCGTTCTGCAATTCCTTTAATCCGCCCAATATCTTTCTCAATCTCATAAACAATCGTGAGCGTTTCATTATCCTCCTTGTTATTCTCCTTGAGCAGCTGAACCCATCCGTACATACTCGACAGCGGCGTACCGAGCTGATGGGCTGCCTCTTTTGCCATGCCCACCCATAAATTCGATTTTTCTGAACGATTGATGCTTCTGTATGTCAAATATCCAATCCCGATCAAAAGAGCAAGAAATCCAAACTGCAAAAATGGAAAATAACGAAGATACTGCACCGTCTGGCTCTCCCCGAAGTACACAAAATTCACCATCCCCTGGTCCCCTTCACCGCTGGATATTACAATGGGATCATTTATTTCAGCAAACTGTTCAACCATGCGGGGATCGATTTCACCATCAATAAATCGCTGCTGAACCACTGTGCCTGACTCATCTGTGACAATAGTCGGGATCGTGAATGGGGTATCTACAACGAGCTCATCCGAAACAAACTGCAGGGTGGGCTGGGTGGATTCAACCTCTTCAATCATGCGAACCACGCTGTCGGGCACCGCATCTATCTCTCTCAACACGCTGATGGATTGCAGCAGGTTATTTGTGAGACGGTCGTGAACCGGATCGAGATTAAAGGCAAGTGATTTTGCCCACAACTCCACGCTGGACCGTTCGTGCTCAAGGAGTTCCTCAACAAGCATCCGGTTATAAAAAAAAGAGGCTGCCGCAAGGAGAATGAGCAGGGCAACCAGTACAATTTTAATCCAGTTTAAAGGCAATAAATTCTGCATAGCCGTGTACGGTCGTTTTGGTCGGAATGAATGATGGATTAATATCAGCAAACAATCAGGAGTTTGCGAATAAAATATCAGTTGCTAACGTGAGTGGGTGGCGGGATCGTGCGGAATAAAGTATCAACAAAAAAACCCGGGCTTTATCGGCTCGGGTTTTTTTAATTCTTTCGTAAGATTGATATGCCGTTAAGCAGATGCTTTCTGCTTTTCGTACACCGGCGGTGCTTTCTTTTCGATGGTTTCTTTTGTAATGATGCATCGCTTCACATTCTTCATTGAAGGGATGGTAAACATGATATCGAGCATTGCATCCTCCAGTATGGAGCGAAGGCCCCTGGCGCCGGTTTTGCGTTCCCGTGCACGATCAACGACCGCTTTAAGAGCATCCTCTTCAAATTCCAGCTCTACATCTTCCATCTGGAACAGTTTTTTATACTGTTTGGTGATGGCATTTCTCGGTTTGAGGAGAATATCGATCATCGCTTCATCAGAAAGCTGCTCGAGGCCGCAGATAATTGGAATACGGCCGATCAGTTCGGGGATCAGGCCAAACTTTTGCAGATCTTCCGGCTCTACGCGTGTAAAGATGTCGGGATCATTCTTGTCGAACTTTACCTGGTCTTGTGATTGAAAGCCCATCGATGAAACAGAAAGGCGTTGTGCGATCACTTCCTCAAGTCCGCTGAATGCACCGCCGCAAATAAACAAAATTTCAGATGTATCAAGCTGAATGAAACTCTGCTCCGGATGCTTCCGGCCGCCTTTGGGGGGAATATTTGCAGTCGTTCCTTCCAGAATTTTCAACAGCGCCTGCTGGACGCCTTCTCCCGAAACATCGCGTGTGATGGAGGGATTGTCGCTTTTACGCGAAACTTTATCAATCTCATCAATATAAATAATTCCGCGCCTTGCGCGATCCACATCGTAATCGGCCGACTGCAGCAGGTTGCTGAGTATGCTTTCCACATCTTCCCCAACGTAACCTGCTTCGGTAAGAACGGTAGCATCGGCAATAGTGAAGGGCACATCAATCACTTCTGCAAGAGTTCGGGCGAGAAGGGTTTTCCCAACGCCGGTTGGGCCCATCAGGGCAATATTGCTCTTTTCAATTTTGGTGTCGTCACCGGAAATAGATTTTGAGCCTGAGATTCGTTTATAATGATTGTAAACCGCCACAGAGAGAGCTTTTTTAGCACCCTCCTGGCCAATCACATATTCATCCAGTTTTGCTTTAATCTCAATAGGCTTAAGCATCGGTTTGTACTGACGCTCTCTGCGCCGGGAGAGAGAGGATAGATCGCTCTCGATTATACTGGATGCATCTTCAACACAGTGGTTGCAGATAAATACTTCCGGACCCGCAACCATGGAGTCTACTTCCCGGCTTGAACGCCCGCAAAAGGAGCAGTGTACCAATTCGCCGTCTTTCTTTGCCATGATGCCTTTACCTTTAATTTTTATTTCTCATTTGATGAATTACGTCGCATAACAGTATCTACCAGCCCGTAATCCACGGCTTCCTGGGCAGACATCCATTTGTTACGATCGGAATCTTCTGTGACTTTTTCTGGGCTTTGCCCGGAATGATCGGCGATGATTCCGGTTAGTTCTTTCTTGATGCGTAAAATTTCTGCCGCTTCAATCTCAATATCACTCGCCTGACCCTGAACTCCGCCCAGCGGCTGGTGAATCATCACACGTGCGTGAGGCAGTACATTTCGTTTGCCTTTTGCACCAGCCGTTAAAAGCACAGCCCCCATGGATGCGGCCATTCCCACACACGTGGTGGATACATCACACCGCAGATATTGCATGGTGTCGTAGATGGCGAGCCCGGCTGATACCACTCCGCCCGGACTGTTAATGTAAAGATTGATGTCTTTTTCGGGATCCTGCGACTCAAGGAACAGCAGCTGAGCTACAATTGTACTCGCTACCGTATCATTCACAGGAGTACCGAGAATAACAATACGATCTTTTAGCAGACGGGAATAGATATCGTATGCGCGTTCACCGCGGCTTGTGGTTTCCACCACCATCGGTACAAGATTGTTCTGAACCTGGGCGATATCACCCATCGTTGGGATTTCTAAAATTGGTTGTTTCACAGTCTTTGACCTTTTTAATTGATTACGATTCTTTTTCTTCTGACTCTTCTTCTCTCTTCTTACGAAATTCGTCTTTTGAGAGTTCATTTATAGTAACAGCATCGTTCAATTTATCAAAAACTTTGTTTTCGCGTATGCTGTTTCTCAGATTTTCGAGCTGACCTGGATTCTGCGCGTAATAGCCTTTCATCTGGTCAACCGGTACACCATGGCGCGCCGATTCCATTCCGATAAACTCTTCAATATCTTCAGGGCCGATTTCGATGTCATCGAACTTCTCCTGCAGTTTTTCGCTGATAAAGACCCATTTTCCTTCACGGGCCGCCTGGTCTTTCAGATTCTCCTTATACTCCTCTTCGTTGAAGTTGGGAGGGAGCTGACCGCCGGTTTGTTGCTTGGCGTACTCAACGTATGAGTTTTGAATCTGGTTTACCATCACTTCGGGCACTTCAAAATCGTGCGCTTTTGTGAGCGCCTCCATGGCATCCTGACGGAACATGTCGTCCGCTGATTGATCGTAATATTGCTGCATACGGCTTTTCAGAAAGCTCTTGAACTCGTCGACGTTTTTCGCTTCGCCGTTGCTTTGTTCTTTCGCCAGTTCATCCGTGAGAGTGGCTTTCTCCATCTTTTCCACTTTTTTCACATGAAGCTGGAATTTGTCAGTTTTATCCTCATCGCCAAAAGAGACATCCACCACATCGCCTTTTTTCTTTCCGACAAGGTTTTCACGAAAATCGGCGGTACTGTCGTCGCGAAGATCAAGTTTCTGATCTTCATCTTTCTCGCCTTCAACCGGGTTGCCATCATCATCAAGAGT
The window above is part of the Rhodohalobacter sp. SW132 genome. Proteins encoded here:
- a CDS encoding MlaD family protein, translating into MNISSEAKVGITVLLAAIAAVIGFRFMSDVPILRQSLDVKTTFERVDGLGTGSQVLVRGVKVGSVSNVQLTEADSVEITMRLDMQRPLPRGSVAYLTSQGLIEGKSIVIQLGSSSETVEFGESIEGVYVESMLETLGSRGDELGDDLSNTFTELNQFLAQLNETFDDDARVSMNQTLRSTSHATERIAEILDNKQTEIDLAIESGSSMLAHLDTLASESRPRIDSLMVTLEKNISDLEQIRIELEGASTGLNEIIEKINNGDGTLGKMVNDPSVYDNLDELTKELNELVKGINENPGRYLRHMSIIEIF
- a CDS encoding ABC transporter ATP-binding protein; protein product: MIEIKNLSKSFGDLLVWQDVSFTIEDGDTVAIIGRSGCGKSVLLKHINALLYPDTGTVSIDGNNIHDMDYVSQRILRQKFGILFQGSALFDSINTFENIAFPLRYFTNYSEEEIEEMVMNALKQVNLENVHDKETSELSGGMRKRVGLARAIILEPEYIMYDEPTSGLDPQTSDEINELIIRMADELEITSVVVTHDMHSVLEVADKVAFLDQQKLSWFGSVEDMRKSEHKELETFIRASEYQI
- a CDS encoding ABC transporter permease, which codes for MKAFQELGKYTSLLYQSLRSSTEFGTYRKSFFHEMVKIGYDSVPIIMLTGFFTGSVMTIQSAYQLDSAFIPLSTIGAIVSESILIELAAVISSLVLAGKVGARIATELGTMRVTEQIDALESMGFNSVSFLVVPRVLAGILMFPVLYIVASVFGVGGGLLAGVFTNTVPATDYLQGARMYFSPWTLIFGFVKMFVFGFIITSISCYKGYFATGGAEGVGTSTTNATVLSCMVVLLADFLLAALLL
- the porQ gene encoding type IX secretion system protein PorQ translates to MTIFRLILPLTFFLLFSSAATAQQTGDSVFRFLELSGDARSAALGGAHAAFIEPQSSQFISNPANLSRSKTDELHLSYLNHLGDISFGTASYAFSIPGYGTASASIRFLNYGNMTGYDQFGNETGSAAANDLALTAGFSDQLSESLSYGVSVTGIYSSLAGYQSSAVSLSGGLLYNFADRETSIGLYLNNAGTQLSTYNGISEPLPLNIAAGVVHRFEYLPVRLHLTLQRLNNWNLDNPNDVEDPSFFQNLSRHVLGGAEFLFGERITGRIGYDYWLHGQTQTGKRIDGAGLSFGVGIHLNRMDIDFSRTSFSDMGSVVQLGIGLPIRQFL
- the aroC gene encoding chorismate synthase, with protein sequence MFRYFTSGESHGPSLTGIVEGAPAGLEITEDEIEQHLVRRQKGYGRGGRMAFEKDRATFQSGVRFGKTTGAPIALTMPNRAYEKDKSNWPVVMAKEGPRGDVEKITLPRPGHADLVGTQKYNFDDIRPVIERSSARETAMRVACCSVARKFLRELGIRIGGHVIRIGSVGYNSWEDVRKIADPYLDKDAEEIYHAADESDVRCLDADLSAKMREEIKLRRKEGTSLGGIYEILVTGLPAGLGSYVHWDRKIDGQIAQAIVSTQAMKGVEIGLGFEAGHRQGHDVHDEIYYDNRFKRRTNRAGGVEGGMTTGMPMIVRGVMKPIPTMIKPLKTADLETKKVEDTRYERSDVCALPRAVVVAESVIAPVLANAILERFGGDSMDIIRKRFSEETGYDLK
- a CDS encoding tetratricopeptide repeat protein — encoded protein: MTSNSSKSKNNNRIKHLATAVQQNPDDTFSKFALALELLKENRVEKAQLLFEAVLKQDPEYLGVYYHLGKLYQSRGLYDEALQLFRDGTELAAKKNDLRTKSELHEAILQLQFEMDD
- a CDS encoding LysM peptidoglycan-binding domain-containing protein; translated protein: MLHRILLILSAAIIALTLSLYADTVYAQEAGQTHTVQSGETLFSISREYDVAVGDLRRWNDLDSDNLSPGQELLVGPPTDQDAITHTVQSGETLFGISRQYGVTIAEIQTWNNLEAVQVSTGQELTIYQAEPADERTETLPDPSEIDQADEEDQARESIVRDRSEERGTAYYTVRSGDTLTQIAREHNMTVAQLRNLNNLQSDVINVGQRITVRDVQTAPSIAEGAEESTPQGKFVNYHIESGESLKDIKEKFRMSEDELSALNPDLNISSLSSGQSITVLLPPSRSFENPYRKGASLDNLGEVPVTVYNDSDKAGPTTSGELYNPDHLTAGHANMPLGNVVYIENPDNNRGVYVRINDRTSGSGIKLSHKAFSMLGFSSIQQANVVVYLDQ
- a CDS encoding CPBP family intramembrane glutamic endopeptidase, which translates into the protein MKNYAAQTYFRQTSGIYYSYILALPLFLLYELLIRLSQAGQEQMVRISVDIWFQTFFAYFGINGLTATFGLAAVIGAIIIFRKRGSLPSLKRRYFFWLIVESFLYAVFIALLISQFLEALLNMNLQGNLQQLSKLQLYALSLGAGLYEELFFRVILVSGLFYIFQLFFKTKKSSYILSAIIAAVIFSGVHYVGDFADTFTLSSFLFRFLFGLALNVIYVMRGFGCAAWTHALYDLIVVYNL
- a CDS encoding sigma-70 family RNA polymerase sigma factor, producing MAELTKKEQRKQADFNEEIIPHLDALYNFGLRLTSDPNDAEDLVQDTIVKAFRFFSSYEKGTNAKAWLFRILKNSYINNYRRKSKRPQQVDYDEVATFYETIRAERTDTSDLEDTMYRELIDDDITKALDQIPEDFRTVVLLCDVEDFTYEEIANMLDVPIGTIRSRLHRGRNLLKAQLLEYAENRGYIED
- a CDS encoding HAMP domain-containing sensor histidine kinase, whose translation is MQNLLPLNWIKIVLVALLILLAAASFFYNRMLVEELLEHERSSVELWAKSLAFNLDPVHDRLTNNLLQSISVLREIDAVPDSVVRMIEEVESTQPTLQFVSDELVVDTPFTIPTIVTDESGTVVQQRFIDGEIDPRMVEQFAEINDPIVISSGEGDQGMVNFVYFGESQTVQYLRYFPFLQFGFLALLIGIGYLTYRSINRSEKSNLWVGMAKEAAHQLGTPLSSMYGWVQLLKENNKEDNETLTIVYEIEKDIGRIKGIAERFNKIGSEPELKNIRVEPIVDQVIDYMVRRLPQLGKNVEVKKSIKTTAKLRLNPELFQWAIENLIKNSMDAIKESSSDAFISVNVFENGDRLIIDVEDSGMGIDRKYINQIFRPGYSTKKRGWGLGLSLTKRIIEEYHGGKIFVLKSEVNQGTTIRITLPL